One segment of Hippopotamus amphibius kiboko isolate mHipAmp2 chromosome 2, mHipAmp2.hap2, whole genome shotgun sequence DNA contains the following:
- the NFKBIA gene encoding NF-kappa-B inhibitor alpha, translating to MFQPAEPGQEWAMEGPRDALKKERLLDDRHDSGLDSMKDEEYEQMVKELREIRLEPQEAPRGAEPWKQQLTEDGDSFLHLAIIHEEKALTMEVVRQVKGDLAFLNFQNNLQQTPLHLAVITNQPEIAEALLEAGCDPELRDFRGNTPLHLACEQGCLASVGVLTQPRGTQHLHSILQATNYNGHTCLHLASIHGYLGIVELLVSLGADVNAQEPCNGRTALHLAVDLQNPDLVSLLLKCGADVNRVTYQGYSPYQLTWGRPSIRIQQQLGQLTLENLQRLPESEDEESYDTESEFTEDELPYDDCVLGGQRLTL from the exons ATGTTCCAGCCCGCCGAGCCCGGCCAGGAGTGGGCCATGGAGGGCCCCCGGGACGCGCTCAAGAAGGAGCGGCTGCTGGACGACCGCCACGACAGCGGCCTGGACTCCATGAAGGACGAGGAGTACGAGCAGATGGTGAAGGAGCTGCGGGAGATCCGCCTCGAGCCGCAGGAGGCGCCGCGCGGCGCCGAGCCTTGGAAGCAGCAGCTCACCGAGGACGGAGACTC GTTCCTGCACTTGGCTATCATCCACGAAGAGAAGGCGCTGACCATGGAAGTGGTCCGCCAAGTGAAGGGAGACCTGGCCTTCCTCAACTTCCAGAACAACCTGCAGCAG ACTCCACTCCACTTGGCTGTGATCACCAACCAGCCAGAAATCGCTGAGGCACTTCTGGAAGCTGGCTGTGATCCTGAGCTCCGAGACTTTCGAGGAAATACCCCCCTACACCTTGCCTGTGAGCAGGGCTGCCTGGCCAGTGTGGGAGTCCTGACTCAGCCCCGCGGGACCCAGCACCTCCACTCCATCCTGCAGGCCACCAACTACAATG GTCACACATGTCTGCACTTGGCCTCTATTCATGGCTACCTGGGCATCGTGGAGCTGTTGGTGTCCTTGGGTGCTGACGTCAATGCTCAG GAGCCCTGCAACGGCCGAACTGCCCTCCATCTCGCGGTGGACCTGCAGAATCCCGACCTGGTGTCGCTCTTGTTGAAGTGTGGGGCTGATGTCAACAGAGTCACCTACCAGGGCTACTCCCCATACCAGCTCACCTGGGGCCGCCCAAGCATCCGGATACAGCAGCAGCTGGGCCAGTTGACCCTAGAAAACCTTCAGAGGCTGCCAGAGAGCGAGGATGAGGAGAGCTATGACACGGAGTCAGAGTTCACAGAGGATGAG CTGCCCTATGATGACTGTGTGCTTGGAGGTCAGCGCCTGACGTTATGA